A region of Streptomyces paludis DNA encodes the following proteins:
- a CDS encoding Tat pathway signal protein yields MPSAELSRRNFVQIAGAGSAAAAASGWLWQSAPAAYAAESATATGPAGPKPAGLIDRLVLGDTASEAAHGFTTDGSEIVTGGNGVKARTATPLDPVAARGGELRFTLRTDPQAQNYLTLKLWGDDGSAYTTLAYINGEQIGYRRNHDTPAISFGFSGQVPGRFHYSTVLLPLEMTRGRSRAEITLRTYEGSFSGKVTQNSRPYYGVYTHTDARLDLSGENLTTYRPPTALADDLSDTEKQKLVDGFRTTQIALFNRLSAQVDAAATGRMSIVRYVDELRYYAQALTTEWSPAATAAERRAALLRIFKSVDNHVKDYYGNTRLVLRGGHQGDWGGYYGALGEALYLVENVIADPEVYGADAFTAFLDEEFTTGTQDGADSIKGVDLDGGRLTRRAAWGRCLKANFDFARSRLSYIYNQMFYTYEGAWKAHEGLRVIGSAFYEGRARSHAILGEALGLVPFLGEEVLVGPEEEELDLFHSLFYHDGTARFTDAYVNIVGKGLAKSKLDRAGHVVRRLPYGKHYTGITAAGLTRENTYVGNYGEASRYIGEYFFRTWGHRGDEELNDRILKLALRNVHARGYTRYASVDDKGNRVMRIIGSIDERNWYWPGIPAYGPRINEGQSLFTSGFEPHMARHAERYRGSEWAPYWEYAREAVGFAQQQLADRQYFNGFAQVTANPKADLRLPDTYAHLTGGRARHSRLGTAQAGKVMPQTDFRAYTGGELTALGVRDTDYQRFAWIDVDNMFVSLRDGDTRIFGSLYQSNRGVAGNGRLHVITPTHEHVVQIQTNGLFQYRDYYARMDAIDADFMEDINTGDNWAPQALAGEICPIAYQPGIGTVRRENFEADTPFSGYTDFLTARYGTYLFGVNTTRAAYGNKQTYRLAVPANHRGSTVLDLVSGKNLRITGGHITVEPFTAVVLKLSDTATTAPLPSVVRYVTALPADTSITVAWTPTAGAATYTVKRAPRAEGPYTTVATGLTGLAWHDTKVQRGSGYFYTVTAVNGAGTGWSSWRAAVTLDAPVSRRLTGTGWRDDRLGSQRRGTTSLHSTTSGGGATIAVTGGDGTGLGEGDDYMVATRDIEDSLLLVSRVLAGSGTVTARVDDRRGALTGLMLRDRLHPDTRYLYFGADATGKLVLANRTRDSRHDWQDDIRSPLDAGISGFTAADHPHLRLVRDYETHQVIAHASADGTTWTYVGALFTPFPYAVHAGVASSGSAVFTAVKVTGTAGGALRPYVAGHTADRFTVAWNKPEDAVAFTVHRTADAKTAATDPRTRPAGWEKAVTGTRERSYTEKELRHGKRWFKVVATLADGGTRVSEDSALAVAETLAEVIARARATDRAAWTKKSYAAFTAEIDRIERAGGDQETRVDAVYAAYALLVSTDTLLTRFSVTRDMVEASTVEWPGTGTKASNGWRLFDGDPATYTDTLAAESWVDIDAGTAGPITIDKIRFHPRAGQLARANGTVFRGSDDGLTWTDLHTISGVSAAQWYEVALGRTASYRRIRIYDNHDGRVNLGEVEFWSYLPDEE; encoded by the coding sequence ATGCCGAGCGCAGAACTCAGCCGCCGGAACTTCGTCCAGATAGCCGGTGCCGGCAGCGCCGCCGCGGCCGCGAGCGGCTGGCTCTGGCAGTCGGCGCCCGCCGCGTACGCCGCCGAGTCCGCCACCGCCACCGGCCCCGCCGGGCCGAAGCCGGCGGGGCTGATCGACAGACTCGTCCTGGGCGACACCGCCTCCGAGGCCGCCCACGGATTCACCACCGACGGCAGCGAGATCGTCACCGGCGGGAACGGGGTCAAGGCCCGGACCGCCACCCCGCTCGACCCGGTCGCGGCGCGCGGCGGTGAGCTGCGCTTCACCCTGCGCACCGATCCCCAGGCGCAGAACTACCTCACCCTGAAGCTGTGGGGCGACGACGGCTCCGCCTACACCACGCTCGCCTACATCAACGGCGAGCAGATCGGCTACCGCCGCAACCACGACACACCGGCCATCAGCTTCGGCTTCTCGGGCCAGGTGCCCGGCCGCTTCCACTACTCCACGGTGCTGCTGCCCCTGGAGATGACCCGCGGCCGGTCCCGGGCCGAGATCACCCTGCGGACGTACGAGGGCAGCTTCTCCGGCAAGGTCACCCAGAACTCCCGCCCCTACTACGGTGTGTACACCCACACCGACGCGCGGCTCGACCTCTCCGGCGAGAACCTCACCACCTACCGGCCGCCGACCGCGCTCGCCGACGACCTCTCCGACACCGAGAAACAGAAGCTGGTCGACGGCTTCCGCACCACCCAGATCGCCCTCTTCAACCGGCTCTCGGCCCAGGTCGACGCGGCCGCCACCGGCAGGATGTCCATCGTCCGCTATGTTGACGAACTCCGTTACTACGCACAGGCGCTGACCACCGAGTGGTCGCCCGCGGCCACCGCCGCGGAACGCCGGGCCGCCCTGCTGCGGATCTTCAAGAGCGTCGACAACCACGTCAAGGACTACTACGGCAACACCCGGCTCGTGCTGCGCGGCGGCCACCAGGGCGACTGGGGCGGCTACTACGGCGCCCTCGGCGAGGCCCTCTACCTCGTGGAGAACGTGATCGCCGACCCGGAGGTGTACGGCGCCGACGCCTTCACGGCCTTCCTGGACGAGGAGTTCACCACCGGCACACAGGACGGCGCCGACTCGATCAAGGGCGTCGACCTCGACGGCGGGCGGCTCACCCGGCGCGCCGCCTGGGGCCGCTGCCTCAAGGCCAACTTCGACTTCGCGCGCTCCCGCCTCTCGTACATCTACAACCAGATGTTCTACACGTACGAGGGCGCCTGGAAGGCCCACGAGGGCCTGCGGGTGATCGGCTCCGCCTTCTACGAGGGCCGGGCGCGCAGCCACGCCATCCTGGGCGAGGCGCTCGGCCTCGTACCGTTCCTCGGTGAAGAGGTCCTGGTCGGGCCCGAGGAGGAGGAACTGGACCTGTTCCATTCGCTCTTCTACCACGACGGCACCGCGCGCTTCACCGACGCGTACGTCAACATCGTCGGCAAGGGCCTCGCGAAGAGCAAGCTCGACCGCGCCGGCCACGTCGTCCGGCGGCTGCCGTACGGAAAGCACTACACCGGCATCACCGCCGCCGGACTCACCCGTGAGAACACCTACGTCGGCAACTACGGCGAGGCGTCCCGCTACATCGGTGAGTACTTCTTCAGGACCTGGGGCCACCGGGGCGACGAGGAACTCAACGACCGCATCCTCAAACTGGCGCTGCGCAACGTCCACGCCCGCGGCTACACCCGCTACGCGTCCGTCGACGACAAGGGCAACCGCGTCATGCGGATCATCGGCTCCATCGACGAGCGCAACTGGTACTGGCCGGGCATCCCCGCCTACGGCCCGCGCATCAACGAGGGCCAGTCACTGTTCACTTCGGGCTTCGAGCCGCACATGGCGCGGCACGCGGAGCGCTACCGCGGCTCCGAGTGGGCGCCCTACTGGGAGTACGCCCGCGAGGCCGTCGGCTTCGCCCAGCAACAGCTCGCCGACCGCCAGTACTTCAACGGATTCGCCCAGGTCACCGCCAACCCCAAGGCCGATCTGCGGCTCCCCGACACCTACGCCCACCTCACCGGCGGGCGCGCCCGGCACAGCCGCCTGGGTACGGCGCAGGCGGGCAAGGTCATGCCGCAGACCGACTTCCGCGCCTACACCGGCGGCGAACTCACCGCGCTGGGCGTACGGGACACGGACTACCAGCGCTTCGCCTGGATCGACGTCGACAACATGTTCGTCTCGCTGCGCGACGGCGACACCCGGATCTTCGGCTCGCTCTACCAGAGCAACCGCGGCGTCGCCGGCAACGGCCGGCTGCACGTCATCACACCGACCCATGAACACGTCGTGCAGATCCAGACCAACGGGCTGTTCCAGTACCGGGACTACTACGCCCGGATGGACGCCATCGACGCCGACTTCATGGAGGACATCAACACCGGTGACAACTGGGCCCCGCAGGCGCTCGCCGGGGAGATCTGCCCCATCGCGTACCAGCCCGGCATCGGTACGGTCCGCCGCGAGAACTTCGAGGCCGACACCCCCTTCTCCGGCTACACCGACTTCCTCACCGCCCGCTACGGCACCTATCTCTTCGGTGTCAACACCACCCGCGCCGCGTACGGCAACAAGCAGACCTACCGGCTCGCCGTCCCCGCGAACCACCGGGGGTCCACCGTCCTCGACCTCGTCTCCGGCAAGAACCTCCGGATCACCGGCGGACACATCACCGTCGAGCCCTTCACCGCCGTCGTCCTGAAACTCTCCGACACCGCCACCACCGCGCCACTGCCGTCCGTCGTACGGTACGTGACCGCCCTGCCGGCCGACACCTCGATCACCGTCGCGTGGACGCCCACCGCCGGGGCCGCCACTTACACCGTCAAGCGGGCGCCCCGCGCCGAGGGCCCGTACACCACCGTCGCCACCGGTCTCACCGGACTGGCCTGGCACGACACCAAGGTCCAGCGGGGCAGCGGGTACTTCTACACCGTCACCGCCGTCAACGGCGCGGGCACCGGCTGGTCCTCCTGGCGCGCCGCCGTCACCCTCGACGCGCCCGTGTCCCGGCGGCTGACCGGCACCGGCTGGCGCGACGACAGGCTCGGCTCCCAGCGGCGCGGCACCACCTCCCTCCACAGCACCACTTCCGGCGGGGGCGCCACCATCGCCGTCACCGGCGGCGACGGCACCGGACTCGGCGAGGGCGACGACTACATGGTCGCCACCCGCGACATCGAGGACTCCCTGCTGCTCGTCAGCCGCGTCCTGGCCGGCAGCGGTACGGTCACCGCCCGCGTCGACGACCGCCGGGGCGCGCTGACCGGGCTGATGCTCCGCGACCGCCTCCACCCCGACACCCGCTACCTCTACTTCGGCGCCGACGCCACCGGAAAGCTCGTCCTGGCCAACCGCACCCGCGACAGCCGCCACGACTGGCAGGACGACATACGCTCCCCGCTCGACGCCGGGATCTCCGGCTTCACCGCCGCCGACCACCCCCATCTGCGGCTGGTCCGGGACTACGAGACCCACCAGGTGATCGCCCACGCCTCCGCCGACGGCACCACCTGGACCTATGTCGGCGCGCTCTTCACCCCGTTCCCGTACGCGGTGCACGCGGGCGTCGCGTCCAGTGGCAGCGCGGTGTTCACCGCCGTCAAGGTGACCGGCACGGCCGGCGGCGCGCTCCGGCCGTATGTGGCCGGACACACCGCCGACCGCTTCACCGTCGCCTGGAACAAGCCCGAGGACGCCGTCGCCTTCACCGTCCACCGCACCGCCGACGCCAAGACCGCCGCCACCGACCCGCGCACCCGCCCGGCCGGCTGGGAGAAGGCCGTCACCGGCACCCGCGAACGCTCCTACACGGAGAAGGAACTGCGCCACGGCAAGCGCTGGTTCAAGGTCGTGGCGACCCTCGCCGACGGCGGCACCCGGGTCTCCGAGGACAGCGCCCTCGCGGTCGCCGAAACCCTGGCCGAGGTCATCGCACGCGCCCGCGCGACCGACCGGGCCGCCTGGACGAAGAAGAGCTACGCGGCCTTCACCGCCGAGATCGACCGGATCGAGCGCGCGGGCGGCGACCAGGAGACACGCGTCGACGCGGTCTACGCCGCGTACGCCCTGCTGGTCTCCACGGACACCCTGCTGACCCGGTTCTCGGTCACCAGGGACATGGTCGAGGCGTCCACCGTCGAATGGCCGGGCACCGGCACCAAGGCGTCCAACGGCTGGCGGCTCTTCGACGGCGACCCCGCCACCTACACCGACACACTGGCCGCCGAGAGCTGGGTCGACATCGACGCGGGAACGGCCGGCCCCATCACCATCGACAAGATCCGCTTCCACCCCCGCGCCGGCCAGCTGGCCCGCGCCAACGGCACGGTGTTCCGCGGCTCCGACGATGGCCTGACCTGGACCGACCTGCACACCATCAGCGGTGTGAGTGCCGCCCAGTGGTACGAGGTCGCGCTCGGCCGCACGGCCTCGTACCGCAGAATCCGGATCTACGACAACCACGACGGGCGGGTCAACCTGGGGGAGGTGGAGTTCTGGTCCTACCTGCCCGACGAGGAGTGA
- a CDS encoding alpha/beta fold hydrolase gives MPRIMVNGVDLHYSDLPAPRADSGPALLLVHGWGGDGGEWEPHRRAWAGRRRVLVPDLRGHGASAAPPDGYGPRDFAADLAGLLDALGTGPVIAVGHSMGGQAVTALAVEHPRLVRALVVLDPAYGADAAEAARLPGEQAALRAEGAPWAVRFVGGAFRTGTHTEARARHERLMAAMDPEVLLRCRDGMYLAPDAFGLRPAARRYLARRRCPVLGVYSHPAGADWERATDAPAGSRTELWAGHGHFLHEEDPGRLVALVDDWSAGPAATAPAP, from the coding sequence ATGCCCCGGATCATGGTGAACGGCGTCGACCTCCACTACAGCGACCTGCCCGCGCCGCGCGCGGACAGCGGCCCGGCGCTGCTTCTGGTGCACGGCTGGGGCGGGGACGGCGGCGAGTGGGAGCCGCACCGCCGCGCGTGGGCGGGCCGCCGCCGGGTCCTCGTCCCGGATCTGCGCGGCCACGGCGCCTCCGCCGCGCCTCCCGACGGCTACGGCCCCCGCGACTTCGCCGCCGACCTGGCCGGGCTGCTCGACGCGCTCGGCACCGGACCGGTGATCGCCGTGGGGCACTCGATGGGCGGCCAGGCCGTGACGGCGCTCGCGGTGGAACACCCGCGTCTCGTACGGGCGTTGGTCGTGCTCGACCCGGCGTACGGCGCGGACGCGGCGGAGGCCGCGCGGCTGCCCGGCGAGCAGGCGGCGCTGCGCGCGGAGGGCGCGCCGTGGGCCGTGCGTTTCGTCGGCGGGGCGTTCCGTACCGGGACACACACCGAGGCGCGCGCCCGGCACGAGCGGCTGATGGCCGCCATGGACCCGGAGGTCCTGCTGCGCTGCCGCGACGGCATGTATCTGGCCCCGGACGCGTTCGGGCTCCGCCCGGCGGCCCGCCGGTATCTGGCCCGCCGCCGCTGCCCGGTGCTCGGTGTGTACTCCCACCCGGCCGGCGCGGACTGGGAGCGCGCCACGGACGCGCCGGCGGGCTCGCGCACCGAACTCTGGGCGGGCCACGGCCACTTCCTCCACGAGGAGGACCCCGGCCGGCTGGTCGCGCTCGTCGACGACTGGTCGGCCGGGCCGGCCGCGACGGCCCCCGCTCCCTGA
- a CDS encoding LacI family DNA-binding transcriptional regulator encodes MTRTGAAAGPTLAVVAREAGVSVPTASKVVNGREDVAPETRRRVAEVLDRLGYVPRPRGAAPAAGSLVDVVVHALDSTWTAAVLHGVEAAAERAGLEIVVSAGLARSRGCGPERGRLHRLAARGSAGVLFHLAELTPSQYAWLEQRRIPYVMIDPLAEPPPGVISVGADNVRGAARATGHLLALGHRRIAFVGGHRNALCGRDRLEGHRAALAAAGVPRRQEYETYARFSATEARLRALGLLALPEPPTAVFVCSDAMALGVYEAAAARGLRIPGDLSVVGFDDLPEARWAAPALTTVRQPLSDMSGTALRLLAGLMAGDRPAADRTELPTRLTLRASSAPPA; translated from the coding sequence ATGACGCGGACCGGCGCCGCGGCGGGACCGACACTGGCGGTCGTCGCCAGAGAGGCCGGGGTCTCCGTGCCCACGGCCTCGAAGGTGGTGAACGGCCGGGAGGACGTGGCCCCCGAGACCCGTCGCCGGGTTGCCGAGGTGCTGGACCGGCTCGGCTATGTCCCCCGGCCCCGGGGTGCCGCGCCCGCTGCCGGATCGCTGGTGGACGTGGTGGTGCACGCGCTGGACAGCACCTGGACGGCGGCGGTGCTGCACGGGGTGGAGGCGGCGGCCGAGCGGGCCGGGCTGGAGATCGTGGTCTCGGCGGGGCTCGCCCGGTCGCGCGGGTGCGGACCCGAACGGGGGCGGCTGCACCGGCTGGCCGCGCGCGGCTCGGCGGGGGTGCTCTTCCATCTGGCCGAGCTGACCCCGTCCCAGTACGCGTGGCTGGAGCAGCGCCGGATCCCCTACGTCATGATCGATCCGCTGGCCGAGCCGCCGCCCGGCGTGATCTCGGTCGGCGCCGACAACGTGCGCGGCGCGGCGCGCGCCACCGGTCATCTGCTCGCGCTCGGCCACCGCCGTATCGCCTTCGTCGGCGGCCACCGGAACGCGCTGTGCGGGCGCGACCGGCTGGAGGGGCACCGCGCCGCGCTCGCGGCGGCCGGCGTGCCGCGCCGCCAGGAGTACGAGACATACGCCCGGTTCTCCGCCACCGAGGCCCGCCTCCGCGCCCTGGGCCTGCTGGCCCTCCCCGAACCGCCGACCGCCGTCTTCGTCTGCTCCGACGCGATGGCGCTGGGGGTGTACGAGGCGGCCGCCGCGCGCGGACTGCGGATCCCCGGCGATCTGAGCGTGGTCGGCTTCGACGATCTGCCCGAGGCGCGCTGGGCCGCGCCCGCGCTGACCACCGTCCGTCAGCCGCTCTCCGACATGTCCGGGACGGCGCTCCGCCTCCTGGCCGGCCTCATGGCCGGCGACCGGCCGGCCGCCGACCGTACCGAACTCCCCACGCGGCTGACGCTCCGGGCCAGTTCGGCCCCGCCCGCCTGA
- a CDS encoding aKG-HExxH-type peptide beta-hydroxylase — protein sequence MHVEADVRGAVEDRREVLERIRAVLDRVEFAGAVETAESGGAAESGGIAGIAAAAAAGSGTAAGAGARASAPPMSASVSDDVLRRPAAMEAVHTAQRALRSGASAARSRAELGSVLDLLAGFGPPAFGPTGPQDHLRRSVSRALRSAAPRRGRDGTPVTARVVAWDADQRQVLVSAVALLTDVWPELVGELAETVTEVALLDGDALDRFTDFTVHGAVLVHRNRLTTGASGLPGPVRCAEALVHEGAHSRYDAAAVARPFLLPEPAGGGGGGGGGGTPGRTDPGALLVTTPLRADPRPLSGLVRRTVALARCVLLYRRIAALGTPGTPGAPGTLEAAAVAAREARLTASARQAVDTLTAHSGALTDAGRALLDECAAVSREREEERKQEQERP from the coding sequence ATGCATGTCGAGGCCGATGTACGCGGGGCCGTCGAGGACCGGCGCGAGGTGCTGGAGCGGATACGCGCGGTGCTCGACCGGGTGGAGTTCGCCGGGGCGGTCGAGACGGCCGAGTCGGGCGGGGCGGCCGAGTCGGGCGGGATCGCCGGGATCGCTGCCGCTGCCGCTGCCGGGTCCGGCACCGCCGCCGGGGCCGGGGCGCGGGCGTCCGCGCCGCCGATGTCGGCCTCCGTGTCCGATGACGTCCTGCGCCGGCCCGCCGCCATGGAGGCGGTGCACACCGCACAGCGCGCGCTGCGTTCGGGAGCGTCGGCCGCCCGGTCGCGGGCCGAGCTGGGTTCCGTACTCGACCTGCTCGCCGGCTTCGGGCCGCCGGCGTTCGGCCCCACCGGGCCCCAGGACCATCTGCGGCGCAGTGTGTCGCGCGCGCTGCGGTCCGCGGCCCCGCGCCGGGGCCGTGACGGTACGCCGGTCACCGCGCGGGTCGTCGCGTGGGACGCGGATCAGCGGCAGGTGCTGGTCAGCGCGGTCGCCCTGCTCACCGACGTCTGGCCCGAGCTGGTGGGGGAACTGGCCGAGACGGTCACCGAGGTGGCGCTGCTCGACGGCGACGCCCTCGACCGCTTCACCGACTTCACCGTGCACGGCGCGGTCCTCGTGCACCGGAACCGGCTCACCACGGGCGCCTCGGGGCTGCCGGGGCCGGTGCGCTGCGCGGAGGCGCTCGTCCACGAGGGCGCGCACAGCCGGTACGACGCGGCGGCCGTGGCGCGGCCGTTCCTGCTGCCGGAACCGGCGGGCGGCGGTGGCGGAGGAGGAGGTGGCGGCACGCCCGGCCGGACGGATCCGGGCGCGCTGCTGGTCACCACTCCCCTGCGGGCCGACCCCCGCCCGCTGAGCGGACTCGTCCGGCGGACCGTGGCCCTGGCGCGCTGTGTGCTGCTCTACCGCAGAATCGCCGCGCTCGGCACGCCCGGTACGCCCGGCGCACCCGGCACCCTGGAGGCGGCGGCGGTCGCGGCGCGGGAGGCCCGGCTGACCGCGTCCGCGCGGCAGGCGGTGGACACACTGACCGCACACTCCGGAGCCCTCACGGACGCCGGACGCGCGCTGCTCGACGAGTGCGCCGCCGTATCGCGGGAGCGCGAAGAAGAGCGGAAACAGGAGCAGGAGCGGCCATGA
- a CDS encoding YcaO-like family protein: protein MRASSTPRASGTPVTAWAPRVFTPYPDQPGLLLARVAARSAVFEGTSGAGGAPVLVGSAAGHDRDLVTTGARGELLERMGNVLAGREAEAAAGIVATYDELLRRGVPVRRPSIRPRARRLWIRARTTGGEERYVPAAAVFLRHRPPTGCAPEPSAGSTGVAAHPHRVAAARHAAWEVLERDLVRRSWYGLAAGRPRWIEAGAPAALAGAVRARGLATTAFLLPAPSGTACAVVCLHRPDGTGQAFGARCGPSDALGTLIEKAAYEAVMVRWSMESPAARRTWDQWRGIGPPTTAVQHALWTYHRQDSLALWNVRREPAVRDGCRARDGDPAGDGGRAREGDGHRARTDPLGVLAEHTGQEVLLAETSGKPARDAGVRVVRVLAPGTLPLPSGPGPGHPHPFGQ, encoded by the coding sequence ATGAGAGCTTCCAGCACACCACGCGCCTCCGGCACCCCGGTCACGGCATGGGCGCCGCGGGTCTTCACCCCCTATCCGGATCAGCCGGGGCTGCTGCTCGCCCGGGTCGCCGCGCGCTCGGCGGTGTTCGAGGGCACGAGCGGCGCGGGCGGCGCGCCCGTGCTCGTCGGCAGCGCCGCCGGCCACGACCGGGACCTGGTCACCACCGGCGCCCGGGGCGAACTGCTGGAGCGGATGGGCAATGTGCTCGCCGGGCGGGAGGCCGAGGCCGCCGCCGGGATCGTCGCCACGTACGACGAACTCCTGCGCCGGGGCGTGCCGGTGCGCAGACCGTCCATCCGGCCACGGGCCCGCCGGCTGTGGATCCGCGCGCGGACGACCGGCGGTGAGGAGCGGTACGTCCCGGCCGCCGCCGTCTTCCTGCGCCACCGCCCGCCGACCGGGTGTGCCCCCGAGCCGTCGGCCGGCTCCACCGGTGTCGCCGCGCACCCCCACCGTGTGGCGGCGGCTCGGCACGCCGCCTGGGAGGTGCTGGAGCGCGATCTCGTACGGCGCAGCTGGTACGGGCTCGCCGCCGGCCGGCCCCGGTGGATCGAGGCCGGCGCGCCCGCCGCGCTGGCCGGCGCGGTCCGCGCCCGGGGGCTGGCCACGACGGCGTTCCTGCTGCCCGCGCCGTCCGGCACCGCGTGCGCCGTGGTGTGTCTGCACCGGCCGGACGGTACGGGGCAGGCGTTCGGGGCGCGCTGCGGTCCGTCCGACGCCCTCGGCACACTGATCGAGAAGGCGGCGTACGAGGCGGTCATGGTGCGCTGGAGCATGGAGAGCCCGGCCGCGCGCCGTACCTGGGACCAGTGGCGCGGCATCGGCCCGCCGACCACCGCCGTACAGCACGCGCTGTGGACCTACCACCGGCAGGACAGTCTGGCGCTGTGGAACGTACGGCGGGAGCCGGCGGTACGGGACGGCTGCCGGGCCCGGGACGGAGACCCTGCCGGGGACGGCGGCCGGGCCCGGGAGGGCGACGGGCACCGTGCCCGTACGGATCCGCTCGGCGTTCTGGCCGAACACACCGGCCAGGAGGTGCTGTTGGCCGAGACGTCCGGGAAGCCCGCCCGGGACGCCGGGGTCCGGGTGGTGCGGGTGCTCGCACCCGGCACACTGCCACTGCCCTCCGGTCCGGGCCCCGGCCACCCCCACCCGTTCGGTCAGTGA
- a CDS encoding DNRLRE domain-containing protein: MKRSLRGSLAAAGGGVALLASLLVPVTAQAQEAESGSGTAATSSAVSSAVSTAAALAATPTVSPMAQTGPRNIIKRLQDTYITNANNADHSQGHLLHVGTPDNGVTKYRSFMRFDVSKLRGAPITKATLRVYNSFVSDCDAKAWMGVYPVTQPWDQSTVNWANQPTVGAGKGTWFGLGHPNCPDVPNKTNPAASNGIHRIDVTDWVRSWANDSSFPNYGIRFSAQEDVSSGYKDFCSMNSLSTDYACHAAYNTPTLEVEFNSGSTPIISGNAYGESYPGGYPGAHAALEFLDSASPQVWPSSGPYQRWLPDAYHSVFDTTLKGAAWEGGVSHKLRPGGTYGGTVLVAADRASQFVGVIPYPALAGYRWAVNTGFGGIHGAEMFPDGTVAVATADHVFGGGIAGGIALYSKSQGTPNNWSATPLQTTSLEGAHEVLYDPDTNSLWAIGTDVLVRYDYLNGRLKWGDSWSLPKQSATGRAYGHDITPVHGDTDRFWIGANGGIVQFSKSGRATCYTGSGGAWPLPQYVAGAEKHWCTDYANRTQITQRTLIKGISNDPATGRVMSTCSQGCPETQTRPNTRNWETARIRLISPAGAESFGQYSVEDRRYKTNWAVPAYR, translated from the coding sequence ATGAAGAGATCCCTGAGGGGATCCCTGGCAGCGGCGGGCGGCGGTGTGGCGCTTCTCGCGTCCCTGCTCGTGCCCGTCACGGCCCAGGCCCAGGAGGCCGAGTCCGGGTCCGGTACGGCGGCGACGTCGTCGGCGGTGTCGTCGGCGGTGTCGACCGCCGCCGCGCTGGCGGCCACCCCCACGGTGTCCCCCATGGCGCAGACCGGGCCGCGCAACATCATCAAGCGGCTCCAGGACACGTACATCACCAACGCCAACAACGCCGATCACTCGCAGGGACACCTCCTGCACGTCGGCACGCCCGACAACGGAGTGACGAAGTACCGCAGTTTCATGCGCTTCGACGTGTCCAAGCTGCGCGGCGCCCCGATCACCAAGGCCACACTCCGCGTCTACAACTCCTTCGTCTCGGACTGCGACGCGAAGGCGTGGATGGGCGTGTACCCGGTGACCCAGCCGTGGGACCAGTCCACGGTCAACTGGGCCAATCAGCCGACGGTCGGCGCGGGCAAGGGGACCTGGTTCGGTCTCGGTCATCCCAACTGCCCCGACGTGCCGAACAAGACCAACCCGGCCGCGTCCAACGGTATCCACCGTATCGACGTCACCGACTGGGTGCGGTCATGGGCCAATGACAGCTCGTTCCCGAACTACGGCATCCGCTTCTCGGCGCAGGAGGATGTCAGCAGCGGGTACAAGGACTTCTGCTCGATGAACTCGCTGTCGACGGACTACGCGTGCCATGCCGCGTACAACACACCGACACTGGAGGTGGAGTTCAACTCGGGCTCCACACCGATCATCTCGGGCAACGCGTACGGCGAGTCCTACCCGGGCGGCTATCCGGGGGCGCACGCGGCGCTGGAGTTCCTCGACTCCGCCAGCCCGCAGGTGTGGCCCAGCTCGGGCCCGTACCAGCGGTGGCTGCCCGACGCGTACCACTCGGTCTTCGACACCACACTGAAGGGCGCGGCCTGGGAGGGCGGTGTCTCGCACAAGCTGCGACCGGGCGGCACCTACGGCGGGACGGTGCTGGTCGCGGCCGACCGGGCCAGCCAGTTCGTCGGTGTGATCCCCTATCCGGCGCTCGCCGGCTACCGCTGGGCGGTCAACACGGGCTTCGGAGGCATCCACGGGGCCGAGATGTTCCCGGACGGCACCGTCGCCGTCGCCACCGCGGACCATGTCTTCGGCGGGGGCATCGCGGGCGGTATCGCCCTCTACTCCAAGTCCCAGGGCACCCCGAACAACTGGAGCGCCACACCGCTCCAGACGACCTCCCTCGAAGGCGCGCACGAGGTCCTCTACGACCCGGACACCAACTCGCTGTGGGCCATCGGCACCGACGTCCTGGTGCGGTACGACTACCTCAACGGCAGGCTCAAGTGGGGGGACTCCTGGAGCCTGCCCAAGCAGTCGGCCACCGGCAGGGCGTACGGCCATGACATCACCCCGGTGCACGGTGACACCGACCGTTTCTGGATCGGCGCCAACGGCGGCATCGTCCAGTTCTCCAAGAGCGGTCGCGCCACCTGCTACACCGGCTCCGGCGGCGCCTGGCCGCTGCCGCAGTACGTGGCCGGCGCGGAGAAGCACTGGTGCACGGACTACGCCAACCGGACGCAGATCACCCAGCGCACCCTGATCAAGGGCATCAGCAACGACCCGGCCACCGGCCGGGTGATGTCCACCTGCTCCCAGGGCTGCCCGGAGACCCAGACCCGGCCGAACACCAGGAACTGGGAGACGGCGCGGATCCGGCTGATCTCGCCCGCGGGTGCGGAGTCGTTCGGCCAGTACTCCGTCGAGGACCGGCGCTACAAGACCAACTGGGCCGTTCCCGCCTACCGTTGA